A single window of Dermacentor albipictus isolate Rhodes 1998 colony chromosome 1, USDA_Dalb.pri_finalv2, whole genome shotgun sequence DNA harbors:
- the LOC135921915 gene encoding uncharacterized protein isoform X2 translates to MRFKRLLRPRASPVPGATTIASTFPHQWRPAGRLDLPPRRALLVLHSRFQLRCASVPSVLLHDSTVCASKDYFDHEHHLFRERLLLLLHSLTSGVLLVDWTCLLAVHYWFCTPVQLWSTSVPSVLLHDSTVCASKDYFDHEHHLFRERLLLLLHSLTSCVLLVDWTCLLALHYWFCTPVQLRSTSVLSVLLHAYGRRSKRLLRPRASPVPGASWAASTFPRQWRPAGRLDLPPRPALLLESPVPGAAATASIFPRQWRLARRLDLSPRPALLLVLHSCFRLRWVPSTLLHVDYPVCAPKEITSGTSITVPCATAIASTFSRRRRPAGRLNLAWRPWT, encoded by the exons ATGCGCTTCAAAAGATTACTTCGACCACGAGCATCACCTGTTCCGGGAGCGACTACTATTGCTTCTACATTCCCTCAccagtggcgtcctgctggtagactggacttgCCTCCTCGCCGTGCACTACTG gttctgcacTCCCGTTTTCAACTGCGGTGCGCAAGCGTACCCAGCGTGCTCTTGCACGACTCTACGGTATGCGCTTCAAAAGATTACTTCGACCACGAGCATCACCTGTTCCGGGAGCGACTACTATTGCTTCTACATTCCCTCAccagtggcgtcctgctggtagactggacttgCCTCCTCGCCGTGCACTACTG gttctgcacTCCTGTTCAACTGTGGTCCACAAGCGTACCCAGCGTGCTCTTGCACGACTCTACGGTATGCGCTTCAAAAGATTACTTCGACCACGAGCATCACCTGTTCCGGGAGCGACTACTATTGCTTCTACATTCCCTCACCAGTTgcgtcctgctggtagactggacttgcctcctcgccctgcactactG gttctgcacTCCTGTTCAACTGCGGTCCACAAGCGTACTCAGCGTGCTCTTGCACGCCTACGGTCGGCGATCCAAAAGAttacttcggccacgagcatCACCTGTTCCAGGAGCGTCTTGGGCTGCTTCTACGTTCCCTcgccagtggcgtcctgctggtagactggacttgcctcctcgccctgcactactactg GAATCGCCTGTTCCAGGAGCGGCTGCTACTGCTTCTATATTCCCTCGCCAGTGGCGTCTTGCTCGTAGGCTGGACTTGtctcctcgccctgcactactactg gttctgcacTCCTGTTTTAGATTGCGTTGGGTACCTAGCACGCTCCTGCACGTAGACTATCCGGTCTGCGCTCCGAAAGAGATTACTTCCGGCACGAGCATCACCGTTCCATGTGCGACTGCTATTGCTTCTACGTTCTCTCGCCGACGGCGTCCTGCTGGCAGACTGAACTTAGCCTGGCGCCCTTGGActtaa